One region of Armigeres subalbatus isolate Guangzhou_Male chromosome 3, GZ_Asu_2, whole genome shotgun sequence genomic DNA includes:
- the LOC134219292 gene encoding uncharacterized protein LOC134219292: MNYNGLFTNSNIFDLVPVEFVIDSGSSINAVTEDVWNDLITKKAKIFKKKYKCDRQFYAYANHEPLNVSAIFEAWISVNATKPVSYAEFFVINGARKSLLSKHTSEDLKILKIGLDVLHVSRNNDMEVSPAISPFPKFPGIQVKLSIDPTVPPKKIAYLRIPSAMEQKVHDKLQEMLHSDVIEKVEGPAEWISPMVIAKGQGRRKDLY, encoded by the exons ATGAATTATAATGGATTGTTTACCAACtcgaatatttttgatttaG TACCGGTCGAGTTTGTTATTGATTCGGGGTCGTCTATTAATGCCGTCACGGAAGATGTGTGGAACGACTTGATCACTAAGAAggcaaaaatcttcaaaaagaaGTATAAATGTGATCGACAGTTTTATGCTTATGCGAATCATGAACCATTAAACGTGTCTGCCATTTTCGAAGCTTGGATTTCTGTAAATGCAACAAAACCAGTGAGCTATGCAGAATTTTTCGTGATCAATGGAGCACGAAAGTCTCTGTTAAGCAAGCATACGTCGGAGGATCtcaagattttaaaaattgGACTCGACGTTCTCCATGTAAGCCGCAACAATGACATGGAAGTCAGTCCAGCGATCAGCCCGTTTCCGAAGTTTCCAGGCATACAAGTGAAGCTATCAATCGATCCTACGGTGCCTCCAAAAAAGATTGCTTacttaagaattccttctgcaATGGAACAAAag GTTCATGACAAATTACAAGAAATGCTTCACAGTGACGTTATCGAGAAAGTCGAAGGCCCGGCAGAGTGGATATCCCCCATGGTGATTGCCAAAGGGCAAGGACGACGTAAGGATTTGTATTAA
- the LOC134223245 gene encoding uncharacterized protein LOC134223245 — MTTGNSACWVLSTTKPMQMIYVESGKNDTVNGTQHEKLITMLAIGGRGLQRIFYNLRPVAEEIVPEVVKVPLMPIEAPEYDNAVIRLQKFFVGKRNERVELEVFRSLRQTSEESFNNFMLRLRAQAGRCEFLEREETELLQQITMGAHDEKVRDKGLENVMSLDEIVTYAMNREILMKQREKQKPFRAEADVNSVRSNRSTARFHPRQNASNPRFEKQKYVRPAGNRSLSECMRCGSFRHSGDSRECFARGANCSNCGQRGHYARKCGNRNVQRNRPSKPEPRRISFSEANSVNAAESWKEEIPHRPTTADIAKVE; from the coding sequence ATGACGACGGGAAATTCAGCATGTTGGGTGCTTTCAACGACAAAGCCGATGCAAATGATTTACGTAGAGAGTGGGAAGAATGACACCGTGAATGGCACCCAGCATGAAAAGTTGATCACCATGCTGGCCATCGGAGGAAGAGGACTTCAACGGATTTTCTATAATCTACGACCAGTGGCAGAAGAAATTGTTCCGGAGGTGGTTAAGGTGCCTCTGATGCCCATCGAAGCACCGGAATATGACAACGCTGTCATACGTCTGCAGAAGTTCTTCGTGGGAAAACGAAATGAACGTGTGGAGCTGGAAGTTTTTCGCTCGCTAAGACAGACAAGCGAAGAGTCGTTCAATAACTTCATGCTACGACTGCGTGCCCAAGCTGGAAGATGTGAGTTTTTGGAGCGCGAAGAAACAGAGCTGTTGCAGCAAATCACGATGGGGGCACATGATGAAAAAGTTCGAGACAAAGGATTGGAGAACGTTATGAGCTTGGATGAAATTGTTACGTACGCAATGAATCGGGAGATCCTTATGAAGCAAAGAGAGAAGCAAAAACCCTTCCGTGCTGAAGCTGATGTGAACAGTGTACGCTCCAATCGATCAACGGCCCGATTCCATCCGAGGCAAAATGCAAGCAACCCCCGGTTCGAAAAGCAGAAATATGTTCGGCCAGCTGGCAATCGTTCGCTGAGTGAATGTATGCGTTGTGGTTCGTTCCGACATTCCGGAGACTCCAGGGAATGTTTTGCCAGAGGTGCAAATTGCAGTAATTGCGGACAGCGAGGACACTACGCGAGGAAATGTGGAAATcgaaatgtgcagcgcaatcgTCCATCGAAACCCGAACCGAGACGTATCAGCTTCTCCGAAGCAAACTCGGTGAATGCAGCCGAGTCCTGGAAAGAAGAGATTCCTCATCGTCCGACCACTGCAGATATCGCCAAGGTGGagtaa